Proteins encoded in a region of the Candidozyma auris chromosome 7, complete sequence genome:
- the RIM13 gene encoding Rim13p, whose protein sequence is MIRPQDLANVVFCIQEAHRYVALSKFDKARAICGMAVHQLNELLQHEKDPNFPTAVRLGHYAMGWFSKLSLDPGAVLDMSKKLQWLSSTIYGAQWTPVIQFGQGLSSMDIAACDVQPIAITLPDFCKEFTCECKEVEATPGLDGFGDLCQDLLPNCSFVSSLLAIHELGLGKELEKLVIYNKEVAKVKLHINGCARELHISTELPFVRPPHEDRFMFVRSSSNEKLLWPALIEKAYLVAMGDGYNFSGSNMAQDIYMLLGWPPEVRKISQMSLASLGEFWTLKEKGLVTLGIGTGVMSESLASQLKVVPGHDYVICGYTNEKLVLKNPWVGRSGARLLEVDASVFGNFTYLYLNWNVDELYKHSTSMSVICNPSKSEVLLLGRPQYSLVNDNDEKEEVGIAVEQFLSTQEHITPYSVDVFEKAKGKVVYPTQYVMAAGGKVITSRGCFMKLELAPKSEYTVVISGPQTKELFSVKLWSNSNKVKFSKAVLQYPHKNEIEDSWGSNDNGGHWALESYIDNPQWEIEVKKRVRKMFVGLSCDDNADVNFHILHVEKSKSLRKIRNFDKSKLLFCDDYSPRIHHHELHDVEPGKYRLVVSSYDANFKGHFRLLVMNDGDKDAVTLEKVPKALGLYNVADDFEWKNRNRFRITLRSSLPVNEVVVKLQAGKEPQTLSSYRPAMRASIFDGLTQEPVVINNKWNDSVYGVFVDGVLKKPEHDYILLVERFETGEGTCRVSLGSSSKLSIKGEDN, encoded by the coding sequence ATGATCCGCCCTCAAGACTTGGCTAACGTGGTATTTTGCATCCAGGAGGCACACCGCTATGTAGCCCTAAGTAAATTCGACAAGGCTCGTGCAATTTGTGGTATGGCGGTTCATCAATTGAACGAACTTCTACAACATGAAAAGGACCCTAACTTTCCTACTGCAGTGAGGTTGGGCCACTATGCTATGGGTTGGTTTAGTAAATTGAGCCTTGATCCAGGGGCCGTACTTGACATGTCTAAAAAGCTCCAATGGCTCTCCAGTACAATCTATGGCGCTCAATGGACTCCTGTGATTCAGTTTGGCCAGGGCCTTCTGTCTATGGACATTGCCGCTTGTGATGTCCAGCCCATAGCGATCACGTTGCCagatttttgcaaagaattCACTTGTGAATGTAAAGAGGTGGAAGCTACACCAGGGCTTGATGGCTTTGGCGACTTATGCCAGGATTTGCTTCCCAATTGCTCGTTCGTGCTGTCTTTATTGGCGATTCACGAATTGGGACTAGGTAAAgagcttgaaaagcttgtgATTTACAACAAagaggttgcaaaagtaAAGCTTCACATAAATGGATGTGCAAGGGAATTGCACATTTCTACTGAGTTGCCTTTTGTTCGTCCTCCTCATGAAGATAGATTCATGTTTGTCAGGTCCAGCTCTAAcgagaagcttctttggcCTGCCTTGATTGAAAAAGCGTACTTAGTTGCTATGGGTGATGGCTATAACTTTTCTGGGTCGAACATGGCCCAAGATATATACATGCTTCTAGGATGGCCACCTGAGGTTCGCAAAATCAGTCAAATGAGCCTTGCTCTGCTTGGTGAGTTCTGGACgctcaaagaaaaaggctTGGTCACGCTAGGAATCGGTACGGGTGTGATGTCGGAGTCTTTGGCTTCACAATTGAAAGTGGTGCCTGGCCACGATTACGTGATCTGTGGATACACAAATGAAAAgcttgttttgaaaaaccCGTGGGTTGGCCGGTCTGGAGCTCGTCTCTTGGAAGTGGATGCATCGGTATTTGGCAATTTCACGTACCTTTATCTAAATTGGAACGTCGATGAGCTCTATAAGCACTCCACCAGTATGTCTGTGATCTGTAACCCTCTGAAGTCCGAGGTGCTACTTCTTGGGAGGCCGCAGTATAGTTTGGTGAAtgacaatgatgaaaaagaggaagttGGAATTGCAGTGGAGCAGTTTCTTCTGACACAGGAGCACATCACTCCGTACTCAGTGGACgtatttgaaaaagcaaaggGAAAAGTGGTGTATCCCACACAGTATGTTATGGCCGCTGGCGGCAAGGTTATCACGTCTCGAGGGTGTTTCATGAAGCTCGAGCTCGCCCCCAAATCCGAATACACGGTTGTTATATCTGGTCCCCAAACAAAAGAGCTTTTTCTGGTGAAGCTTTGGAGCAACTCCAATAAGGTCaagttttcaaaagcaGTGTTGCAGTATCCTCAtaaaaatgaaattgaagactCCTGGGGAAGTAACGACAATGGAGGGCACTGGGCATTGGAGCTGTACATCGATAACCCACAGTGGGAAATTGAGGTGAAAAAGCGGGTACGGAAGATGTTTGTGGGACTTTCGTGCGATGACAATGCCGACGTGAACTTCCATATACTTCATGTTGAGAAGTCCAAAAGTCTACGAAAAATCAGGAATTTTGATAAGTCCAAGTTGCTCTTCTGTGACGATTACTCTCCTCGAATACACCACCACGAGTTGCACGACGTGGAGCCTGGTAAGTACAGGCTCGTTGTATCGAGTTACGATGCAAACTTCAAGGGACACTTCCGACTTCTCGTGATGAACGATGGCGATAAGGATGCCGTCACCCTAGAAAAAGTGCCCAAAGCGTTAGGTCTCTACAATGTGGCAGACGACTTCGAGTGGAAAAACCGCAACCGCTTTAGAATCACTTTGCGTTCAAGTTTACCAGTCAACGAGGTCGTTGTGAAGTTACAAGCAGGTAAGGAGCCGCAGACCTTGTCGCTGTACCGTCCTG
- a CDS encoding putative glycosylphosphatidylinositol-alpha 1,2 mannosyltransferase, which translates to MLSSLKIFGLVSLYRLINALTIVTFFQPDEFYQALEPAHKLVYGYGYITWEWHEGLRSSLHPWIYAIAYKLLGALAPGHEEWTVYLAPKLVGALMAAVGETYLYKLALAYTGSVQIAMLALAASLCSGWNWFFITRAFSNNLEMVLTTIGLAYWPWNRPNGSIVRSCVFGFLSCIVRPTNALLWGFMGASYVIRNLHQPMLLMSVGSSLATLLAVVGAVAAIPDILFYGKATFPLYNFIEFNVVKNLSIFYGSAPWHFYLFQGLPLLLLGYLPLWAIAMWRFKKKLLVLTSLFVIIAFSLIAHKEFRFIYPLYPICMVLVAQASKPLLGKRYFKVVVAAILILHSAIAFFFTRINEQGEIAVVDVLRNDPQVSSVGFLTPCHSVPWHSSFHRPDLINNMWMLTCEPPLHLASGNLEDVLQYRDESDQFFDNPLQFLREHLGTISRPWPSHLVMFEPTERAIADFLKYTTYRECRRIFNSYFHWDPRRSGDIVIYCKEMKAPSSLWKMPK; encoded by the coding sequence ATGCTTTCAAGTCTCAAGATCTTTGGCCTTGTCTCACTATATCGGTTGATCAATGCACTCACAATTGTAACGTTCTTTCAACCGGACGAGTTCTACCAGGCGCTAGAACCTGCCCACAAGCTTGTGTATGGGTATGGCTACATAACATGGGAATGGCACGAGGGACTCCGTTCGTCGCTTCATCCGTGGATCTACGCTATAGCTTATAAGCTTCTTGGTGCATTGGCCCCAGGACACGAGGAATGGACAGTTTATCTAGCTCCAAAACTAGTGGGTGCTCTAATGGCTGCTGTGGGGGAGACTTACCTATACAAACTCGCTTTGGCGTATACTGGGAGCGTACAAATAGCTATGTTGGCGTTGGCAGCAAGTCTTTGTAGTGGATGGAACTGGTTCTTCATTACTAGAGCGTTCTCAAATAATTTGGAGATGGTGCTTACAACTATCGGCTTGGCTTATTGGCCATGGAACAGACCTAATGGTAGCATCGTAAGGAGCTGCgtttttggcttcttgagctGTATAGTTCGTCCTACAAATGCTCTACTTTGGGGTTTTATGGGAGCCAGCTACGTGATCAGGAACTTACATCAACCTATGCTTCTTATGCTGGTCGGACTGTCTCTTGCGACACTTCTTGCTGTGGTTGGTGCAGTGGCTGCAATTCCAGACATTCTTTTCTATGGCAAAGCTACGTTTCCGTTGTACAACTTCATCGAATTCAATGTGGTCAAGAACTTGCTGATTTTCTACGGAAGCGCTCCATGGCATTTTTACCTTTTCCAGGGACTTCCTTTGCTTCTCTTGGGGTACTTACCACTCTGGGCGATAGCCATGTGGCGgttcaaaaaaaagctatTAGTGCTCACGTCATTGTTTGTGATTATTGCCTTCTCGTTGATTGCCCACAAGGAGTTTCGCTTCATCTACCCATTGTACCCTATCTGTATGGTGCTCGTTGCGCAAGCGAGCAAACCGCTACTAGGAAAACGCTACTTCAAAGTCGTTGTAGCGGCCATCTTGATATTGCATCTGGCGattgctttcttctttaccAGAATCAACGAACAGGGGGAGATTGCTGTGGTGGACGTGCTCAGAAACGATCCCCAGGTTTCCTCCGTCGGTTTCCTTACCCCCTGTCACTCTGTGCCCTGGCACTCTTCCTTCCACAGACCAGATCTCATAAACAACATGTGGATGCTCACCTGTGAACCACCATTACACTTGGCCAGCGGAAACTTGGAGGACGTGCTACAATATAGAGACGAGCTGGACCAGTTTTTTGACAACCCGCTACAATTCTTGCGTGAACATTTGGGCACAATTCTGCGGCCGTGGCCGTCACACTTAGTGATGTTCGAACCTACTGAGCGAGCCATTGCAGACTTCCTAAAATACACCACTTACCGTGAGTGCCGTAGGATTTTCAACAGTTACTTCCACTGGGACCCTCGTCGGTCGGGCGATATTGTCATTTACTGTAAAGAGATGAaagctccttcaagtttATGGAAAATGCCCAAATAA
- the ADH1 gene encoding Adh1p has translation MSIPKTQKAVVFEQNGGPLQYKDIPVPEPKDNELLVNIKYSGVCHTDLHAWKGDWPLATKLPLVGGHEGAGVVVAMGKNVKGWEIGDYAGVKWLNGSCLNCEFCQHGDEPNCADADLSGYTHDGSFEQYATADAVQAARIPKHVDLALAAPILCAGITVYKALKTANLQAGQWVCISGAGGGLGSLAIQYAKAMGYRVAAIDGGDEKAEFCKSLGAEKFIDFTKSKDIVKDVQEATNGGPHGAINVSVSEKAIAQSVDYIRSTGTVVLVGLPAGAKVVAPVFDAVVKSVSIRGSYVGNRADSAEALDFFARGLIKCPIKIVGLSELPSIYELMEQGKILGRYVVDTSK, from the coding sequence ATGAGCATTccaaaaacacaaaaagcTGTTGTCTTTGAGCAAAACGGTGGCCCTTTGCAGTACAAGGACATCCCAGTGCCTGAGCCAAAGGACAACGAGCTCTTGGTCAACATCAAGTACTCCGGTGTGTGCCACACCGACTTGCACGCCTGGAAAGGTGACTGGCCATTGGCCACAAAATTGCCCTTGGTCGGTGGCCACGAAGGTGCCGGTGTTGTGGTGGCCATGGGCAAAAACGTCAAGGGCTGGGAGATCGGCGACTACGCTGGTGTCAAGTGGTTGAACGGTTCGTGCTTGAACTGTGAGTTCTGCCAGCACGGTGACGAGCCCAATTGTGCCGACGCTGACTTGTCTGGTTACACCCACGACGGTTCTTTTGAGCAGTACGCTACCGCTGACGCTGTTCAGGCCGCCAGAATCCCCAAGCACGTGGACTTGGCCCTCGCTGCTCCCATCTTGTGTGCTGGTATCACCGTTTACAAGGCATTGAAGACCGCTAACTTGCAAGCAGGCCAGTGGGTGTGCATCTCTGGTGCTGGCGGTGGATTGGGTTCTTTGGCCATCCAGTACGCCAAGGCCATGGGCTACAGAGTGGCTGCCATTGACGGTGGTGACGAGAAGGCCGAGTTCTGCAAGTCCTTGGGTGCTGAGAAGTtcattgacttcaccaAGTCCAAGGACATCGTCAAGGACGTTCAGGAGGCCACCAATGGCGGTCCTCACGGTGCTATCAACGTTTCTGTTTCCGAGAAGGCCATTGCACAGTCTGTTGACTACATCAGATCCACCGGTACCGTTGTGCTTGTTGGTTTGCCTGCTGGTGCCAAGGTGGTTGCCCCAGTGTTCGATGCTGTGGTGAAGTCCGTGAGCATCAGAGGCTCCTACGTCGGTAACAGAGCAGACAGTGCCGAGGCGCTTGACTTCTTTGCCAGAGGCTTGATCAAGTGCCCTATCAAGATTGTCGGTTTGTCTGAATTGCCATCGATCTACGAGTTGATGGAACAGGGCAAGATTTTGGGCAGATACGTCGTCGACACCTCCAAATAA